The proteins below are encoded in one region of Pangasianodon hypophthalmus isolate fPanHyp1 chromosome 6, fPanHyp1.pri, whole genome shotgun sequence:
- the LOC113534378 gene encoding E3 ubiquitin-protein ligase TRIM35-like, whose product MASCPALFEDYLQCPVCRDVFKDPVLLMCSHSFCRLCLEQFWQLTEVPTCPLCRASSSVNHPPCNLALKNLCEAFVQECNQTASAGAEILCELHNKKLTLYCLEDKQPVCVECQTSKIHDKHCFKLLDEVAVDLKLDLKRKLAPLKERLKLLRNAKHTCFQTEHYIKCQAHYTESLIRREFEKIHQFLWDEESTRVSALREEEKQRAHAAVMKMTQINRDILVLSDKVAAIKEGIEANNISFLQNHEATVKRAECEQKDPEIYSASPIDVAKHLGNLKFRVWEKMLSIIKYTPVVLDPNTAHSCLYLTENLTSMELRNGNPELPVSPLRFTDYSSVLGSEGFDSGKHCWDIEVGNSSAWAVGVISESAYKHREILSKQGLWHIGYYKGKYGQGLSDEMLTPISVKEKLQRIRVLLDWEGGYVAFFDSVNDTHVHTFVHTFTERVYPYFCNACPDKALRIVPVGLSITEE is encoded by the exons ATGGCCTCATGTCCAGCTCTTTTTGAGGATTATCTTCAGTGTCCTGTGTGCCGTGATGTCTTCAAGGATCCGGTGCTCCTGATGTGTTCTCACAGCTTCTGTCGGCTCTGTCTGGAACAGTTCTGGCAACTCACCGAGGTTCCCACATGTCCTCTGTGTAGAGCGAGCTCATCAGTGAATCATCCTCCATGTAATCTCGCTCTGAAGAACCTGTGTGAGGCTTTTGTACAGGAATGTAACCAGACAGCTTCAGCTGGAGCTGAGATACTCTGCGAACTGCATAACAAGAAGCTCACACTCTACTGCCTAGAGGATaaacagcctgtgtgtgtggagtgtcaAACCTCAAAAATACATGATAAGCACTGCTTTAAACTGCTCGATGAAGTTGCAGTGGACCTGAAG TTGGACTTGAAAAGAAAACTGGCACCACTGAAGGAGCGACTGAAACTCCTCAGAAATGCAAAACACACTTGCTTTCAAACTGAGCATTATATTAAG TGTCAGGCCCACTACACAGAGTCTCTGATCAGAAGGGAGTTTGAGAAGATTCACCAGTTTCTTTGGGATGAAGAGTCCACCAGAGTGTCTGCTCTGAGGGAAGAAGAGAAGCAGAGAGCTCACGCAGCGGTGATGAAGATGACCCAAATTAACAGAGACATTTTAGTCCTCTCTGACAAAGTTGCAGCTATTAAAGAAGGCATAGAAGCCaacaatatttcatttctgCAG AACCATGAAGCTACTGTTAAAAG AGCTGAGTGTGAGCAGAAGGATCCTGAGATCTACTCTGCATCACCGATTGACGTAGCAAAGCATCTGGGCAACCTGAAGTTCAGAGTGTGGGAGAAGATGCTGAGTATTATCAAATACA CTCCTGTTGTCCTTGACCCCAACACCGCTCACTCCTGTCTGTACCTGACTGAGAATCTGACCAGCATGGAGCTTCGGAACGGCAATCCAGAGCTTCCAGTAAGCCCACTGAGATTCACTGACTATTCGAGTGTCCTAGGCTCTGAGGGATTTGATTCAGGTAAACACTGCTGGGACATCGAGGTGGGAAACAGCTCAGCCTGGGCCGTCGGTGTGATCTCCGAGTCTGCGTATAAGCACAGAGAAATCCTCTCAAAGCAGGGTCTATGGCATATAGGTTACTACAAGGGGAAATATGGACAAGGCTTGTCAGATGAGATGCTTACTCCTATCAGTGTGAAGGAGAAACTCCAGCGGATCCGAGTGCTGCTGGACTGGGAGGGAGGCTATGTCGCTTTCTTCGACTCTGTCAATGATACTCATGTGCATACCTTTGTACACACGTTCACTGAGCGAGTGTATCCATACTTCTGTAACGCCTGCCCTGATAAAGCTCTGAGAATTGTCCCAGTGGGACTCTCTATTACTGAAGAGTAG